One stretch of Gambusia affinis linkage group LG05, SWU_Gaff_1.0, whole genome shotgun sequence DNA includes these proteins:
- the rpp25l gene encoding ribonuclease P protein subunit p25-like protein, whose protein sequence is MENYSRARVMEQPSVSPFAGLPVDTPEVRVRDGSKIRNLLRFALSRLEPGPGRAQEGGEEAGSGPGPSPDPPCSRLLFSASGRAVSKAITCAEVVKRRLKGLHQLTRLAQSTVLEVWEPLEAGAGLDSLTVSRKLPAIWILLSLEPLDPEQPGYQAPGRYDALWAPEGAGGPGPRAGLRRRRGGGKGRSSGRHTGRSREPGKGQ, encoded by the coding sequence atgGAAAACTACAGCCGGGCCCGGGTCATGGAGCAGCCGTCCGTCTCTCCGTTCGCCGGGCTTCCCGTCGACACGCCTGAGGTCCGGGTCAGAGACGGCAGTAAGATCCGGAACCTGCTGCGCTTCGCCCTGAGCCGGCTGGAGcccgggccgggccgggcccAGGAGGGAGGGGAGGAGGCCGGTTCTGGTCCCGGTCCCAGCCCCGATCCGCCCTGCAGTCGGCTGCTGTTCAGCGCCAGCGGCCGGGCCGTTTCCAAGGCGATCACCTGCGCAGAGGTGGTGAAGCGGCGCCTGAAGGGGCTTCACCAGCTGACCCGGCTGGCCCAGTCCACGGTTCTGGAGGTGTGGGAGCCTCTGGAGGCCGGCGCCGGCCTGGACAGCCTGACCGTCAGCAGGAAGCTGCCAGCCATCTGGATCCTGCTCTCCCTGGAGCCGCTGGACCCGGAGCAGCCCGGCTACCAGGCGCCGGGGCGCTACGACGCCCTGTGGGCCCCGGAGGGCGCCGGCGGGCCGGGGCCGCGCGCCGGGCTCcgcaggaggagaggaggaggaaaagggaGGAGCTCCGGTCGACACACCGGCCGCTCCAGAGAGCCTGGCAAAGGACAGTAG